GCTTCCATACTAACCGTcgcaattttggaaaaataaaatccaaAGCATTATTTGCACATTTTTCTCTACATTTCTCATTATTTCTTTAAGAAAAATGGTAATGTAAGCATGAAGTTCTTCTGTGCataagatggcttcattttaGAATAAATTTTATGAGCCGTCCCGCAAATTGCGTGTGCTCACTTCTTCAAAAAAGAGCAGATCAAATGCACACAACGACTATTGCGCCCGTTCGTGGAACCCGCCTGGGTCGAGAGTAGTGGGTCAGAAATGTTCATTCAATTTCATCCGCTCACACCAGTCTTCCGTTGATCGTCGAGCGCTGAAGTTCATCGGTGCGGCACCCTCGAGCAACGTCGGGCGTAAATTGCAATCAAAACCAACACCGTGTGCGCTTGTGTGTCTGCGCCTGTTAACGTATGCCTTGTGAATACTGTTAATACGTCCCTTTGATTACAACGAGTGCTCCCTTTTCCACGTGgtatatttttgttgttcccCTTTTCAGACGTTCAAAAACCACGACCGGTTTGAGATGCTCCTGATGAACCTACAGCGCTTATCAGGTTAGTCGGTGATGTTGATCTAGATTATACCACTACTGCACCAAAAACTACTAACCGATGTTAAACCGAAACGTGAAACTGAACAAACGATTGagaatttgttttgctgcaaatCGCAAGTATGCTAACGGTTTTGTGAGTAGTTGAGATAcacgtggttttttttttttcgtaatgtTCCGTGGGCATGGATTATATGTGCGTACCTCGTACGTGACCATTATCTTGTGTCTACGTGAGCTTCTGCTTGCGCGAGCATGGTAGAGAAGCTTATGTGGTTCGAGGCTAAACTTCCTTAGGCGGGCATGAATGAAGCAAATGGTGATCTCTGGCACGATCATAAGgaagtaaaaagaaaaaaagtaaacacacacacacacacgcactggcTTGTTTCCCTCAACAAAAACCAGTTGTAAACCAGTGACACAGCTTTAAATGGGGTCTTTTGCAAAAGATCCGTCGTCTTCAAGATGCGAATATAGTTCAGCACGCTAAGAACACAAATGGCCACGCACGCTATTGTGATGGTTCATTGGTTAACGAAGAATAACGCCGCAGCGATGATGATTGCCGCTCAAACTCGTGCTATTTTTAGCCACGCGATCGTATCGCGTTCTAACTGTTGATTAAGCGCCGCAAACTGGTCGACATTCTTAAGAGAGGATCGAGATTGCTACTACAGAAATGTGAATCGGTGACATTGCACACGCATTTCACAGCAAATTCATGATAAAACCCGCTAAAACAAGTTCCTTTCTTACGCTTCAAATCGCACAACTTGTGTCTCGCCTTTTCAGTTTTCACCGAACCGGTTTAAGCCCCAACAATCCCCCGTGCCCGATGGCAAATCCAACCCACTCGAGCGGTCGGAAATCGGAGGATTAAAGGGCATTTCCGATGcgcaaataaaaatgtaaataaacttGACCTTCGCGATCTCTCGCCGGAGAGCACGAGGTGCGTTGAAATGTTCAAAATTTGGTCGAAAGACCCGTTCTCCTTGATATGCACCGAACCGGTCGATCGATGGCAAAAAGAGCAACCAAATCATTCCCTAGCATTGGTAAAACATAACAAAGGAATAATACATGTGTCTACTCCTAACAGCTAGTTCACTTGGAGGCCGATCCCTGTGCCGAAGACTCACAACTCAACCCAACACCCAACATCCAGAATCGGTAAAGCGGCAGCTACGACAGACCCAAACGCAGCATGAGTCGCCACCGTACAAGGGCCAAAGTTTCGATGAGGTCGTGGAGCTGCGTAAGCAGTACCTGACGCCAAATGTGACCTCGTATTACAAGAAGCCGTTGTTAATTCATAAAGGCAGCGGGTCACAGCTGTTTGACCAGGACAAAAGCTATTTGGACATGTTTGGTGGTATCGTTACGGTGTCTGTAGGCCACTGCCATCCGTAAGTGTTCCCTTCGTGTTTGTTGATAGCTGCAGTTTGCAACCTTTAATGCCATTTAAACGTCGTTCATGCGCTAGGAAAGTAAATGCCGCCCTCGAAGAACAGCTTCGCACCCTGTGGCATACGACGAACATTTACATGCACCCAAAGCTGCACCAATATGCGGAGAAGCTGGTCGCTAAAATGCCGGGCGATCTGAAAAACGTTTACTTTGTCAACTCGGGCTCTGAGGCGAACGATTTGGCCATGATGATTGCGCGCCTGTACACAGGCAACCATGACATCATCAGCTTCCGAAACGCTTATCACGGAGCGTCGCCATATACGATGGGCCTGACGGCGCACTCTACCTGGCGCTATCCGCTGCCCGGTCTCAATAGCGGCATTCTGCACGCGATGAATCCCGACCCCTACACGGGAATCTGGGGCGGCAAGCAGTGCCGTGATTCGCCGGTACAAACTACACGCAGTTGCGACTGCCAGGAGGGCCAGTGCAAGGCGACGGATATGTACTATGACCAGCTGGAGCAGCTATTCAAATACTCTCTGCCGCGCGGCAAGGTGGCCGGCATGTTTGCTGAATCGATTCAGGGCGTCGGAGGCACTGTGCAATACACCAAGGGCTACATAAAGCGGGCCGCCGAGCTTGTGCGAGCAAACGGTGGACTGTTCATCTCGGACGAGGTGCAATCCGGTTTCGGTCGCACTGGAGAGCACTATTGGGGATTCGAAGCCCATGACATCGTGCCGGATATAGTGACCATGGCGAAAGGAATCGGAAATGGTTTCCCTATGGGTGCGGTGGTTACTTCGCGCAAAGTGGCGGAGGTACTGTGCCAGGCCCTGCATTTCAACACCTTTGGTGGCAACCCGCTCGCCTGTGCGGTCGGAATGGCTGTTCTGGACGTAAGTTGTTGGTGGATATGgtttatttaacaaaaaaaaaccgaacatAAGCACACCCTTTCTTTGCCGTTGCTTCAGGTCATCGATGAAGAGGAGCTACAAAAAAACTCACTTGATGTAGGCACCTACATGTTGAAGGGATTGGAACGGCTCCGGGACAAGCACGATGTAATTGGGGACGTGCGAGGAAAGGTAAGACATTTTGCTGTTACTTCACGAGCAACTCCACATCATCGACCGCCTCCATTGCGGGATCAACCTTCGGCGCAGGCTTTTCGTACATTGGGTTATTGAACGAGGAAGCGTGATGGTTTCCCACATCATCACCCAGAGCTGCTGATTCTTCCCTTTCTTCGTTGGCTAGTTGCACTGCGCTAGGGTAGTTAACGTCCACCGAAAGCCCGTCCACATCATTGTTCGGATCGAAACGTGCAAACACAAAGGGTGTCGTGAAAAACTGACGATTGCGTACCGCCGCTCTAAGCCGCGGAAGCAGCACATCGTCATAGTAATACACATACATAATGCTGAAGAAAGTGGACGCTACGATAAGGGTTAGCATGACGAACGCCAACAGCTGACCTCCCTCCAATGGTGTATGCGGTTGACCGGCGTGTGTTACTTGAAAACCTGTGGAAATGGGAAGAAAGGTGTAACGGCTTCTGCTAAGACGGCATCAAGCACATGACTCTTACCTGAGGAGAATTGCTTCTCGAAGAATGGTCGCAAACTGTCCATCATTCGGGTACTCTTTTCACCATACTCGCCCTTGTCTACGATGATCAGCTGAACAACGTTCGCCCCAGTCGATCGATCCACACCGATATGAAACTCCACGCCGGAATCGTCCACCTCACCCGTATTGATCTTGCGTCGCAATTTGTCCATGAACGTTTGCATGTCAAACACGCCCTTGATCGTGGCCATATCCATGCGCAAACAACTACCACATATCGGACAACAGTGTCCCGGCGGATGTATAGGCGAAAGACAATGCGGTACGGTACAGCGTACGTTCGAGCAAATGGCATCCATCTGCCGTGGTTCTTGGCAGGGACATTTGTCCGCATTGGCACATTTACCTTGGCGGACTAGCGTGTCCTCGGCATTGTAGAACAGGAACTGTCCCAGCTCAGACGACATGAAGTTTTGAAAGCTGTCCAATCCTTCGATCGTGTCTCCAAAGTGTACATTTCCAACTTCGATCGATTCGTGGTACTGCATGTCAATTGGTTTCGGCATATTTTTTCCCACCTCGAAAACGGCCAGCTCATACTGACAGGGCACACGCTCGGAGTGCGGAACGGCGGCATTGGGTGACGAGTGGGTAGATCGTTGCTCGTCGTAAGTTGCCCAGTTGCTACCGGAATAGTAGGGTGTGCGCCCGGGAGCGTTGAAGATCGCTACAGAAATCGCCGCCGGGTCACGCGAAACGACATTCAGCGAAAACGAATGGTCAGGAAAAAGTACGCCACCTTGCTGTGGGAGTATAAGCGACGACACGGTCCAAATGCCCACCGGGAAACTGACGAGCGCGTTCAGTTTGCTGGGAAAGACGATCGTTTGGCCAGCGGTAGGCAAATTACCCGATACCCAATTCGCAGCGTCCGAGAAGCTTACGTGAGGCACCCAAATTTTAACACCATTGCTAGGATGATGGGTCGCAACTACTAGCAGTATTACAACAACACTAGCTGCGGGAGTTGCTTTCATATTGAACACTTGAAATGAACTGTATTCGTTCTATCCTGACCCATGATCAGAATGGGGCGTATAGCCACTGAAAACTACACACTGAATCAGCGATAACCACCCCAATCccatgtgtgtttttttgcctttttcagGGATTGATGATTGGTGTGGAGCTGGTTGCCGATAAAGAAACGCGACAGCATCTGAGTGCACCGCATTTTGTCGACATCTGGGAGATGTGTAAAGACATGGGCGTTTTGTTCGGCCGCGGTGGTCTGAATGCAAACGTAAGTATGTTTGCTCGTATGATTATTTGCGATCATTTCCAATGTCCATCCGTACATTCCGCCACAATCAATAGTATTCTTCAGCTCACCTCTTCTAACAGAATTgattaagcttttttttttttgttgttgctgtatgGCAGTAGTAGATAACGAGCGACAAAAACACCGATAGTAGATAATATTTAACGAATTGCATTTCGTATTGTTCCCTTCCTCTCAACAGGTCCTTAGAATTAAGCCTCCGATGTGCATAACAAAAGCTGACGTCGATTTTTCCTTGCAAGTTCTTGATATTGCCCTGCGCAAACATTCGGAAAAAACACACTAAAATATCTGAGCTTCTGATTAGCACGGAATTCGCAATAATGAAGAAGATGTTcgaaacatacatacactatTTGGCAAATAAACAATCAATTGAAGCACAACTCAATCAACATTCTAAAACAGTTTCGGAATAACTATTTCATTCGAATCTCCTATCAACTAATTGCTCTTAACACACTAGCTTTTCCTAATGCAATCGGGGCACTCATTTGATATTAACATCGTGTTTGTGGTTATACGTTTATCACGAGTGGACATGTTTAAGCAGAAGCACAACGGTATCAGTATCTTGCATTAGCTAGACTAGAttctttgctttattttgtgtCTGCATGCTTTTAACTAAGCTATCCGATTGCTTATCTAACCTAGCGCGCTAATTGAATCGTTCCATCCTTACTAACACAATACTATCTTCCTTGGTTTTGTTGCGTGGATTTTACCGGGCGTTTTGTATTTTGgaacaaacatttaaatttttacaaTAATCTCCAtcgatttgtttgatttgattattaTAGGTATTGCGTATTAAACCGCCAATGTGTGTCAATCGAACGGATGCTGACTATGCACTGGCCGTCATCGATTATTGTTGCGATCAGTACATGAAGAAACAAAAGCGTGGCTCCAGACGCTGACTCTTGTCAAATGTGTTCTACTGTGATTTTTGAGATTCCCTTCAGGTTTTGGACACCTGCATATATTTTAAGTGCaagtattttttatgattaaGTAAGTTTATGCCTGCTCTTACGAAACATTACATTCCATATTTTATCTGTGATGTAAGACtgtgaaacaataaaaagaaaaacaataaattcaaCTCTTTGAGTGGATACTATTTCGGATaacaaatgaaacgaaacggTGTTGTTTTTACTACTTACACGGCTCCAAATggtttaataattttctttagGTATCGTGGGATCGTCTTACTTCGATGCTAcattaaattacaaaatttaaaatgggTCCACGTTATATATTTTACCGATAGATATGGAATCGAGGCAAAATCCGATGCCCATTAAAACTGCCTCTAAAACTAATTTCAACGCTCAAGCTCGCCAGCGACTCAAAACTTAAACGTTGAAAGGTGAAAAGAAATTATTCTTCAAAAATTATATATTGTatgtatgattttttgttttacatttccaCATATATGTTCGAATCTTAGTTGAGCCGCGTATAAACATATTGAACATACATGCACTTTACCAGCATTCGAAAAAGTCAGTAAAATTACACGTATGCAACAGCATTTTTGGTATGCTACAGACTTGTATCATTCATTTGGGAAATAGTTACGGCGTTGGCAAATGCATtgcagaaaaataaaactatctTACTTGCTTGCTTGTAACTGTTTAGTTCTTTTCTCTCACAACTTGCCACAACTTGTACACATTCTTATGGAAAATTAGCTCGTTGCTATTCCAGACGGAAATTAAAATGCATATAAATAGGTGAACAAAGAGTTGTTAGCCTACGGACGGTTTTTGACAGTCAAGAACGTGCTCGGTCTGATCTTCGATTGACGTGGTTAGTGTGATTGAGATTCTTTCTTTATCATAATTCATACGAGAGAATGTTTTTTCGTTGTGTGCATACAGACTTACAGCAATTACTGTTGGTTTTCAGTGGTTTCGTACATGGGTATATGCCTGCGAATGCGTTTGGGATCCTTAATCGCTAGCTGGGTCTGGTAGACCAATAAATATCACTATCACCTAGAACAATACAAATATTAACAACTGATTGACTTATTTCACTAGCCTGGCGTGGAAGGACTCGAACGATTTTTTGGAGTCGAAACTGACAGTCGTATCACAACTATGCCTCGATTTCGATCAGTATTTTTTCGTCCGAATCCGCATCGGTCGTAGCGAGCAGCGCTGCTGAGAGTTCCAGTCGCGCCTTTTGTATAACCCATATCATAAGAGCGGCGCCAACAATCACCTAACAATTGAAAATCGATCGATATTAGCACTTCAAACTTCCAGAGCACGCAAAAAGAAATGGTTTATAATGCTCTTACCTCCACCACAAATACGCCATATCCTGCCAGTCCCAGAGCAGCATTGTGGTCACTTAGTACCTCGTGAATAGAGCGTAGCTTCGAGCCAAGGTATACGTTAATAGTTTGCGCTGGGAGCAGTCCAATTAGCGTTCCAGCATGGTAGCTCCGGGTATTTACGGAGCTTATCTGTAAGATGAAAGGATTGACAGTATAATATCAGATGGCATGAACCACGTTGGACAGCCGAAAGCCGTTTTTTACACACTATAAACAATCCAAACACAGCCCTAACCCGAACGTACGTGCTCGAAGGGAAATAAACtagcaaaatggaaaaaaagaacgtTACTGCTCACCATTATAccatttcgaaaaaaaaaaaactctttgaACCAATATGAGTGCACGAGTATTTTAATCTGATTTTATAAGATATAAATAGACATTTCTAACGACAACTATTCCAGCACTTTACTGATATTCTATTCAAGGTAACATTCACAAACAACAGCCGACAGAAAACGAGCGTGAAAAGCTGACAAAATCTCTGGGACGGTAATGATTTTACCAGCAATAGAATAGCTACAAACTTGAAAAGTTTATAATTTTACACCTTCGAGTAAAGTGGTCCATGGTTGGTTGATTGTGTTTGGGATGTTCATAATATTTGTTTTGGCAACAATACGACAATGTTTGCTCATTTTAGTATACGCATCTTTTTTCTCGATGCCATATGCAGTGACTTGACGCATTAAACACAGCCTGTTACAAGACTGATTCTACCAAGTGAACTATCACGCTTTTCTAGCCTAGTTGCATTATAAGCTCGAGAATAGTTTCTGGCCCGCACATCACGTGAAACTAAGCCACATGGTGTCACGTTTTACGGATTTCGTTCAAGCATGTCTACTCACGAGGCAACTCAGTCTAAAGTCAACTTACGCCGAATATGGTGTTTTGCAGCCCGAATGGTATTGGTGTTAAGCGTGCAAAGAGTACAATTTTGAAGGCCCTTGGTCCGGATATAACCCGCAGGATGGCACGGCCAGTTTCGTTTCTGATGAGCctagaaagagagaaatacGACGAAACATTACCGAACGACAAATGCAGCTAAACACAACCAGCCAGATGTTATGTATGTTGTCAAGCGAACACAGACCGAAAGGCGAATTACGTTTCATGGCCACTTAATAGGGCCAAGTGTTAACCAGTGCGATTTAAATCACCACAACTCTCAATTCTACACACCCTATGGCTATGGGTAAAAAACCAAATATGCCtgacatatacatatattcaaactaaacaaatatttattaattaacaCGAACAGAGGAGAAGTCGAGCTTCTTTACAATCTTATACTACTGTTTCCAAATCTCTGAATTGATTCTTTTGAAGTATTAGACACAAACTTTGCAGCAATAttttactaaaacaaaactaataCTGCAATGTTTCAATTATCTAGAGCGACTCTTTTAACATCTTTACTCGATTACGCTGCAAACGCACGTAGGGAACCACTTTGATCAGTTGTCAAAGCGGCTGACCTCGATATAAGCGTAACCTAAAACGAGTAAAAATTGAAGTGATGTTTCCACGTGCGGCTGCTGTGAGCCAACGCATACAACGGTAAATTACAGATACATACGAATTTACTAGCCTAGCTCCCAGCTTCGGCCATTGCCTTTATAATAGCTCCAtgatgctgtttgtttgtttgttcgacGTTAGTATTGGGTGCGAATGTCTCTCGCTGCTACTTATGGAGCATGCGTCTGGTGCTTTAATACATTCTAACGCTTCGAAGAATATTACATCAATTTTTGTGTGTAGATACTGTTTGCGTTGGTGCAAAAAAACTCTTATTCACATTCAATGCGCAATACACCGCAACGGTTTCCGAAAGCCagtgatatttttaattgGTAAACTACCAAGGAATGATGGATTTGGATAAATAATAATGACAATTTTGTTAACCGAAATTTAATGTTCATACTACAACTTAactacagtgaaccctctcttatttgacacctctccaaattgaaaaacctctcttatttgaacattttgcacagtcccttgatttccaatacatttttgttcctctaatttggaaaacctctgaaatctgtgtccctcttatttgagtatggtgttgccatggttattgaaagatgtatgctcaaattagcgattctgttcgcagtttcctatagcaacagttaaggctgcatactaaatgttctgtctctttcttgtcttgtatggacctttcattcactttcaacctctgtaatttgaaaacccctcttattcgacagtcccatcgcctctcaaataagagagagttCACTGTATTAGGCTTTTTTGGCTcatatattatttttgttcgATTATTCGATTCGATTGCCCGAACCATTAAGCGAACTTCAATTGCTACCTTTAGCAACTAGCAACTAACTCGCTATTGGGAGTCATTCTTGGTGAGTGTAGAAACACAAATAATTGTTGCCGCAAGTGTGCCATGGAAAAGAGTTTCAACTGTTCAATACCACGTAGCAACCGTTTAGTTTGCCGCTGTTGCTAACTTATTTGAACACATGCGCCACGTCACATCCACCCTTTCCTAAATTGAGACTGGTAAATTAATGTTAATCATGAGTAAACATATTCCTCTGCTTTAGTATGTGCCGTGTCCACTGCTATCTGTATGATCCAACAACAATTTCAACAATATTAGCAACAGTGGCGATTTGGCAAAAAGATTCATGTATCACCATAGTTCATCACGGTGAGTCAGATGCTTTACATtcttaaatatttgaaatatcgTATCTATTCAGCATTTCAATATTATTAAGGTAAATGTAATTATCAGCATCCTCCTATAACACATATAAGTGACTCCTTATCGATCACATGCGCTTAAAGCATGTTAAACTTTTGCGTAAACAAGTATACTTCTATCATCACATACCATCATGTACTATGTACAGTATTAATTTGCAGTCCCAGAATAACCGCTGGAAAAATAACAGCCTCAAACAGCCCCAACTGCTaaagaaatgtttgaaataaataatactcACTTGTGTACGGGCAGTTTGCTTTGGAGCGATTTGATTGTATTGTGCGCAATGGTCACGCCAAGATTAGCGCCGATCACCACAGTCAGCAGCCCCCGAATGAACCCAAACAGGTAGCCGCTGGCAATGATCAGCACTAGATAACCGACCGTTACGGGAAAACTTACGACGGTGAACATGCACAGAAAGATGACAAATATTATCCACGTGTTTTGCGTTTCGATCCAGAACAGGACACCTTTGGCGGTATCTCTGAACGTGTAGATTAATAGCATGATCCCGATCAGCAGGCACAAGGGAAGCAGATAGCTGAACATGGGCCTACGCTGTGAGGCCACTATGCGCTGCAGCCGGTACAGCCAACTATCGCGCATTGCGATCGTGTCACCGTCTATCGATGATCGCTTCCTATCATTAGTGTTCGTTGCCTTGGTAACTGGCAATGAGGAAGGCCTTGATAAAACTGCTTTTGCGGGTAGTTCCCCGAACAGACTGTAGTTTCCAAACTGTTGCTGTTCGTAAAACGATAGACAGGCGCCGCTGGCCGTCTGTTGCGTCACAGGATCGTACTCATATAAGCAACTGCTCGGTTTCTTCTTTGGGCTAGTTCCTTCCAGTGATACTACTGTGAAAAATGCTTCTGTCGGTTGTACCAATGATACTGGCGATTGGTCCTTTACACTAGCAGTCGAATGATGTATGCCCTTAAAGAAAGGCTTATTGTGATGGGCGTTCCGGATCGGAGGCGAAGCAGGTGTTGATATCGTCCTAGGTGATGTGATAGTTTGTGATGCCGTTAGAACGAATGTCGGTGAGGTCAGTGTCGGCAACTGTCGAAAGTCCTGCGTCGTCTTTTGAACCAATGATAGTGCTTGTTCATCGAATTTGATTCCATTCTCGTTCGAACAGTTCATACTGGTTGCAAGATCCACGGAAGCACGCAGAACACTAGGTAGGATTAATTTAAAACGAATAAAACCAATCAGTACACACTATCAACGTCTCAAGTGAGGGCCAGTTAGTTATTCCCCTTTTATGTGAGATCGGTTACCGTAGCTATTTTGGTCGAATGGAGACCGAGAGAAAGTGAGCAAAATACCACAACCATCAACAAATGTGAGCAGTGTGTTAAATCGGTGTCGGAATGGCGACAAGCACTCACAAAAGAAATGAGTGAAAGTGGCACTTTAGCCGGAACTAGCCcacaggaaaacaaaaaaaatgtacttAACACCATCGGAATTGGTGAATCGTACTATTTAAGCTAGAAAACGCACGTTAAGGCAATTCTATATGAAAATAGATTCTTGTTCCACCACAccataatcaaaataaaacacgcaGAAGCGCATTCGCACTCAAACCCACTTCCACGTAGAAAACATATTGAATAGAATGAGATGAAACAATGGTACAAAATCGATCGTTTTAATTTACAGCAATCACCGTCACCATAAAAAGGCCCACTTGCACTCATTTACCACTGATGCACGAAAACGTGACGGAGGGGCAATATGTTCCCATCGGTGCTGCGGTAAATAAAGATGTATCTCCAGTAGCAGGGTCCATTTTCCaaccaaaaaacacaccagTAAAGTTACATCTTCTTTGAAGCCTGCAAATCATCCAACGTTACATTGACATACACTGCTCGAACCACGGCACTATCGTTTTAGAGACTCGTTTGTTGTGCAAACTTCTCAAATGCTTTTAATTACACGCCACAACTGCATTGCGCGTATGTGCTCCGATGCATACACAGGAAtcacgcaaaaaaaacttacTTCGGCTTCGGAGTTTCAATGCACAGAGCgcgaatgtttaaattttaactTATTTTCGCACACATACGAACAAAGTTTTCTCTTTGCATTTAACGTAAAACGGAAGAATATACAGCACTTCACGACTCGCTCATACTTAACACACACTCCTTTTCTTCACAACAGACTACGTGAGAATACGAGGATGATCGCGCTTCCATCGACaacaaaccttttttttgtattaatatttttcttattttcttcGCAGTGTCGTTTGGCTCCCCGTACAACATGGCGAGGGTTTTTGACGTTCGAATATCGTTGCAcctcgctcattttctctaccTTCTTTTACTTGCCTCCAGTGTTCTTGCTCCAGTGAGCTTTTGTGCCCCCCTTCTCCCACTATACAACGAACGCTTCGTCCACCAttgtacatatatatatatatatatatatatatatatatatatatatatatatatatatatatatatatatatatatatatatatatatatatatatatatacccaagtgccacaaatccactaaacgaccactaaacggcttctaaacgactcaagttctctacctaaacggaatatagaaagacttcgtttagcagacggcaaacgactcattcattctaaaaatagcaaaaaagctggtggcgctctctgttggtgggataccccaaccagttgagcttcatcgcttggaggagagctttctcatttcttctgtactgttgtatggtttcgcattgaagttatgcatcgctagaactagaacggcgatacgattgtttaaatactaaactccaatggaaaccaccagtactgaagcaagtgagatttgagtaatggtcgttggtgttgatacccatgtatctgaccacaagaccattcatatagatttttgctcggaaagttagaaggctatataataGGTATAAtagcgaaacacattgcaagaaaaggatagcaatataatgatgagttgtaatacgccatctattgatcaaaccaatgaagctgtggagctttcattttttttatatggatattcaatttttcagtcgtttaagcttaatctgtggcgcttgggtatatatatatatatatatatatgtcataaaaaaaatcaaagctacgaatgtaaaatgagctcgacggcatcgtcaatcgatagaagaaagtctaatttacgaactcaCTGCCTGCGCCTACACGTATGGTCCAAAACAA
This genomic interval from Anopheles merus strain MAF chromosome 3L, AmerM5.1, whole genome shotgun sequence contains the following:
- the LOC121600474 gene encoding alanine--glyoxylate aminotransferase 2, mitochondrial isoform X2 — encoded protein: MLLMNLQRLSASSLGGRSLCRRLTTQPNTQHPESVKRQLRQTQTQHESPPYKGQSFDEVVELRKQYLTPNVTSYYKKPLLIHKGSGSQLFDQDKSYLDMFGGIVTVSVGHCHPKVNAALEEQLRTLWHTTNIYMHPKLHQYAEKLVAKMPGDLKNVYFVNSGSEANDLAMMIARLYTGNHDIISFRNAYHGASPYTMGLTAHSTWRYPLPGLNSGILHAMNPDPYTGIWGGKQCRDSPVQTTRSCDCQEGQCKATDMYYDQLEQLFKYSLPRGKVAGMFAESIQGVGGTVQYTKGYIKRAAELVRANGGLFISDEVQSGFGRTGEHYWGFEAHDIVPDIVTMAKGIGNGFPMGAVVTSRKVAEVLCQALHFNTFGGNPLACAVGMAVLDVIDEEELQKNSLDVGTYMLKGLERLRDKHDVIGDVRGKGLMIGVELVADKETRQHLSAPHFVDIWEMCKDMGVLFGRGGLNANVLRIKPPMCITKADVDFSLQVLDIALRKHSEKTH
- the LOC121600476 gene encoding protein amnionless — translated: MKATPAASVVVILLVVATHHPSNGVKIWVPHVSFSDAANWVSGNLPTAGQTIVFPSKLNALVSFPVGIWTVSSLILPQQGGVLFPDHSFSLNVVSRDPAAISVAIFNAPGRTPYYSGSNWATYDEQRSTHSSPNAAVPHSERVPCQYELAVFEVGKNMPKPIDMQYHESIEVGNVHFGDTIEGLDSFQNFMSSELGQFLFYNAEDTLVRQGKCANADKCPCQEPRQMDAICSNVRCTVPHCLSPIHPPGHCCPICGSCLRMDMATIKGVFDMQTFMDKLRRKINTGEVDDSGVEFHIGVDRSTGANVVQLIIVDKGEYGEKSTRMMDSLRPFFEKQFSSGFQVTHAGQPHTPLEGGQLLAFVMLTLIVASTFFSIMYVYYYDDVLLPRLRAAVRNRQFFTTPFVFARFDPNNDVDGLSVDVNYPSAVQLANEEREESAALGDDVGNHHASSFNNPMYEKPAPKVDPAMEAVDDVELLVK
- the LOC121600474 gene encoding alanine--glyoxylate aminotransferase 2, mitochondrial isoform X1, which encodes MLLMNLQRLSASSLGGRSLCRRLTTQPNTQHPESVKRQLRQTQTQHESPPYKGQSFDEVVELRKQYLTPNVTSYYKKPLLIHKGSGSQLFDQDKSYLDMFGGIVTVSVGHCHPKVNAALEEQLRTLWHTTNIYMHPKLHQYAEKLVAKMPGDLKNVYFVNSGSEANDLAMMIARLYTGNHDIISFRNAYHGASPYTMGLTAHSTWRYPLPGLNSGILHAMNPDPYTGIWGGKQCRDSPVQTTRSCDCQEGQCKATDMYYDQLEQLFKYSLPRGKVAGMFAESIQGVGGTVQYTKGYIKRAAELVRANGGLFISDEVQSGFGRTGEHYWGFEAHDIVPDIVTMAKGIGNGFPMGAVVTSRKVAEVLCQALHFNTFGGNPLACAVGMAVLDVIDEEELQKNSLDVGTYMLKGLERLRDKHDVIGDVRGKGLMIGVELVADKETRQHLSAPHFVDIWEMCKDMGVLFGRGGLNANVLRIKPPMCVNRTDADYALAVIDYCCDQYMKKQKRGSRR
- the LOC121600477 gene encoding uncharacterized protein LOC121600477, whose product is MNCSNENGIKFDEQALSLVQKTTQDFRQLPTLTSPTFVLTASQTITSPRTISTPASPPIRNAHHNKPFFKGIHHSTASVKDQSPVSLVQPTEAFFTVVSLEGTSPKKKPSSCLYEYDPVTQQTASGACLSFYEQQQFGNYSLFGELPAKAVLSRPSSLPVTKATNTNDRKRSSIDGDTIAMRDSWLYRLQRIVASQRRPMFSYLLPLCLLIGIMLLIYTFRDTAKGVLFWIETQNTWIIFVIFLCMFTVVSFPVTVGYLVLIIASGYLFGFIRGLLTVVIGANLGVTIAHNTIKSLQSKLPVHKLIRNETGRAILRVISGPRAFKIVLFARLTPIPFGLQNTIFGISSVNTRSYHAGTLIGLLPAQTINVYLGSKLRSIHEVLSDHNAALGLAGYGVFVVEVIVGAALMIWVIQKARLELSAALLATTDADSDEKILIEIEA